The genome window TGCATCATCTCCATGTGTTATAATTTCTACATCATGTAAATTGGAGGTACCTGAAAACGAAATACTACTGCCTGCATGTATTTCGATATAACACCATTGCATAGTAATCCCTGCAATATTTAAGACACTATTATTAGTGACCAAAATTCTTTCACTAGTCATAGAACCTGTAATGGTAGTATCCTTGTCTACAACTATAGAAAAATCGTCTTGAACTTTAGCTCTAAAATTTGATACTTCTGATTCTTGTTGGTTGGTCGCACAACCTGAAAGTATTGCAAGGAATACTAAAAATGTTAGTAGTTTTTTCATCTAGTAGAATATATAGTTATTAAAATCCTACTATTTAAACGTAGTTAAAATATAGTCACATCGTTGCATTAACTATTATAAAAGAATAAATAATTTCATTATATAAAAGATGTTATAAATATAGTTTTATATTCAACTACTATAGAAAATAAAAAACAAAAAGAGCCAAGATTTAAACTTCTTGGCTCTCTTAATTATATTAATTCTTGACTATTCGTTGATGTAGGATAATGCAGTTTCAAAATCATATTCCATAACGCTTTCCCTCGCTTTGGTCAACTTCTCTTTGTCTGTTGTATCATTAATGATTTCTAATAATCCATTAATTACTTCACTTGCATCGGGATCTCCTTCGATCAAAAGCTGCTTTAAATTTTCTACCTTATCTAAATGATTTTCTAAAGAAACATCCTCTGCAGATACTACATCTTTTACTGATGGTTCTGACTTTTGATTTCTTCCTAACTCAAAATTTCGAATAGTTTCTAATATTTTCGATAGTTCAATTAATACAGTATTCAGCCCCTCTTCATCTAAATTATTATAGTATTTGAGACTACTTTCTAATATTTCTGCAGCCTTAGCAAGTTCGACGATTCCTAAATTAGCAGCAACACCTTTAATCGTATGTGCTTCTTTTTGGAGTTCAGCTAAGTTCTTATCTGCGGAAAGTTCCATCAAGTGTACAATAGAATCGGACTGTTTGACATAGAACTTATGAAGGACTTCTAAAAATAATGATTCGTTTCCTCCACATCGTTTTATCGCCATTTCAGTATCTATACCTTCAATTTTAATTCCTGATGTTTCATTTTCAGGCTCCTCAACACCTTTAAGTCGTTTAACAAATACATTTTGTTCAGGGGCATAGTTACCTTCTGCTGTAATCCATTTCCCTAGTGTAGAATACAATTGTCTATTATCTATTGGTTTTGAGATGTGGTCAGACATTCCTGCTTCCCTTGCTCTATCTTTATCTTGCGACATTGCATTTGCTGTCATAGCAATAATTGGCAAGTTTTTGAAATGTTCGATTTCTCTCAGCTTTTCTGTAGCAGTATAGCCATCCATCACAGGCATTTGTATATCCATAAGCACACCTTCATAAGGGTGCCCCTCATTAAAGGCTTCCGTTAATTTATCAATACCTTCTTGTCCGTTGTTTACTATATCAATAAATACGTCATGCTTTGCTAAAGTTTCGGCTGCGATGAGTTGGTTAATTTCATTGTCTTCTACCAATAAAATTTTTGCTCCTTTCACATGATCTGGAAATACCTGAGACTTATTATATTCTGAATTAGCCGCAAAGCCAAATCTAGATAATAAGGTATCTAGCAGCTCTTGCTCAGCGATAGGTTTAACTACAATACCTGATATACTTTCTTCATCGATTTGATCAATCAACTCTTGCTTATCATGTGCTGTCACCATTAAAATATCAGTAGTAGCATGAATTTTTGACAATTCACGAATTCTTCTCGTCGTCTCAATTCCATCCATTCCAGGCATTTTCCAGTCCATAAGAATGAAATCAAAAGTAGTTTCAGAGTTTTGAATAAGTTCCAAAGCCTCTTCTCCACTCTTAACTATATTTACCTTACAACCAAAGTTGAGTAGGTACTTATTGAGAATTAAACAAGACTCATCATTGTCATCTACAACGAGTACGGTAGATCCAATTAAACTTCTTACTTTATAAGGTTGTTTTCCGGCTATAGAGTTTTCATCTACCGCCTCTACTTTTACTGTAAACCAAAAAGTAGAACCAATATTCACTTCTGATTTGACTCCAATTTCACCACCCATTAAAGAAGTTAGTTTCTTTGAGATCGCAAGCCCTAAACCTGTACCACCAAATTTTCTAGTTGTAGAGGCATCAGCTTGGTTGAATTCTTTAAATAACCTTCCTTGTTGTTCTTCTGAAAGTCCAATACCAGTATCAATTACTTCAACCATTAACCTGGTATCCCCTTGAGTTTCATCTAAACCAATTTTGAGTGTTACACTTCCTTCATTGGTAAATTTCACAGCATTGTTCATCAAATTAAGGATAATCTGACTTAAACGTAAAGGGTCACCTTTTAATAATTTTGGAATATTTGAGGCAACATCCAGCTTTAAAGTGATGTTTTTATCATTGGCTCTAAAGCTGACCACATTATAAATATTCTCTAAAACATCATCCTTTAAATTGAAGTAAATATCTTCAATTTCTACTTTGCCTGCTTCAATTTTTGAGAAGTCCAATACATCGTTTACGATACCCAATA of Flammeovirga agarivorans contains these proteins:
- a CDS encoding hybrid sensor histidine kinase/response regulator, which produces MEDKKLTNGRETRFFLLASALTVIAFSFFGWELYKAYRDSQKESNIIWEVSKLQKDIIFCDEVLTTSTKIAALTADKKWEKKYRKYEAILNNALVKALRMDKNGEFEQLLKQTEQANQKLINIEAKVFQLVNEGMKEEAMSLLSSKEYLESKVVYADAMEDFSIKLGDRINDIFDKKARRIYIDLAGVAISIIAALIGWYLVFINNRRLHKRLSAKNITLNEKLNEVEELNANLDKKVEDRTRELGIFRRFADSSSNGLGMADMRDQSIVYVNEALQKLLDEDELDAVYKKTVQGYYTPESQKRLDEEMLPSVFETGAWSGELEMLTAKNRRLSTYENYFLVKNDKGDPVYLADIIIDISERRRAEEQLRSAKEIAEEAASAKSMFLANMSHEIRTPMNAIMGLTNLVLDTQLDERQKGFLKKIQLSSQSLLGIVNDVLDFSKIEAGKVEIEDIYFNLKDDVLENIYNVVSFRANDKNITLKLDVASNIPKLLKGDPLRLSQIILNLMNNAVKFTNEGSVTLKIGLDETQGDTRLMVEVIDTGIGLSEEQQGRLFKEFNQADASTTRKFGGTGLGLAISKKLTSLMGGEIGVKSEVNIGSTFWFTVKVEAVDENSIAGKQPYKVRSLIGSTVLVVDDNDESCLILNKYLLNFGCKVNIVKSGEEALELIQNSETTFDFILMDWKMPGMDGIETTRRIRELSKIHATTDILMVTAHDKQELIDQIDEESISGIVVKPIAEQELLDTLLSRFGFAANSEYNKSQVFPDHVKGAKILLVEDNEINQLIAAETLAKHDVFIDIVNNGQEGIDKLTEAFNEGHPYEGVLMDIQMPVMDGYTATEKLREIEHFKNLPIIAMTANAMSQDKDRAREAGMSDHISKPIDNRQLYSTLGKWITAEGNYAPEQNVFVKRLKGVEEPENETSGIKIEGIDTEMAIKRCGGNESLFLEVLHKFYVKQSDSIVHLMELSADKNLAELQKEAHTIKGVAANLGIVELAKAAEILESSLKYYNNLDEEGLNTVLIELSKILETIRNFELGRNQKSEPSVKDVVSAEDVSLENHLDKVENLKQLLIEGDPDASEVINGLLEIINDTTDKEKLTKARESVMEYDFETALSYINE